Proteins from a single region of Candidatus Wallbacteria bacterium:
- a CDS encoding response regulator, with protein MKKKVLVIDDDMDILDLTKLALNTDYEVISQSFCSDIQEICELFQPDLVLIDLKLPDSDGYQLCSQIRAFNKDLPVILMTGVELRALKNNYPIVEANDYLLKPFQIEELRERVEKVLRISLE; from the coding sequence ATGAAGAAAAAGGTTCTGGTTATTGACGATGACATGGATATACTGGACTTGACCAAACTGGCCCTGAATACTGATTATGAAGTGATATCACAGAGCTTCTGTTCTGACATTCAGGAAATCTGCGAACTGTTTCAACCGGACCTGGTGTTGATCGACCTCAAGCTGCCGGACAGTGATGGTTACCAACTTTGCAGCCAGATTCGCGCATTCAATAAAGACCTGCCGGTAATCCTAATGACAGGTGTGGAGTTACGGGCTTTAAAGAATAATTACCCGATCGTCGAAGCCAATGATTACCTGCTCAAACCTTTCCAAATAGAAGAGCTCCGGGAAAGGGTGGAAAAAGTGCTGAGGATTTCACTGGAGTGA
- a CDS encoding peptidoglycan-binding domain-containing protein, with protein sequence MYYRTMVYLCLTAMVMAVYLTGCGIGSYKLSSNAAPSINNLAASQTAGQANPETSQKMSSLDQLVALLRMGADEQKPDDSMAKKTDSEETQNTTLSAAGKQTIEIADKVKSGKASPNIRLSSKKIQQALKNAGYYSGAVDGKIGGETTEAIGRFQQDHKLRANGVISRETVLELSKHL encoded by the coding sequence ATGTATTACAGAACAATGGTCTATCTGTGCCTGACAGCCATGGTCATGGCTGTATATCTTACAGGTTGCGGGATCGGATCTTATAAGCTGTCATCAAACGCAGCTCCCTCCATTAATAACCTGGCGGCAAGTCAGACGGCTGGACAGGCCAATCCTGAAACAAGCCAGAAAATGTCCTCTTTGGATCAGTTAGTCGCATTACTGAGGATGGGAGCAGACGAGCAAAAGCCTGATGACTCAATGGCCAAAAAGACGGACTCCGAAGAAACTCAGAATACCACTCTATCCGCTGCTGGAAAGCAGACGATAGAAATTGCAGACAAAGTCAAGTCCGGTAAAGCGAGCCCTAATATCAGACTCAGCTCTAAGAAAATCCAGCAGGCTTTAAAAAACGCAGGATATTATTCGGGTGCAGTCGACGGTAAGATCGGCGGGGAAACAACTGAAGCGATAGGCAGATTCCAGCAGGATCATAAACTCAGAGCCAATGGTGTGATAAGCAGGGAGACCGTGCTGGAACTTAGCAAACATCTATAG
- a CDS encoding sigma-70 family RNA polymerase sigma factor has product MPLISEFVSIEERREIEETLIGSPAAFARLMKRHQKQVAYLMWRFTRNREDLEELVHDIFVEAFQNLRSFRGESSFLRWLKTIAYRTGYRYWKKNREIRTVSISEVSEPGSRETETSDMEVALYSVLEHLPARERLIMTLHYFEGYDMREISIRMGWSYTLIRVSAFRARKKIKQQLEKAGFGGEHEGNRKHSAQSQRS; this is encoded by the coding sequence ATGCCTTTGATCAGCGAGTTTGTAAGCATTGAAGAAAGAAGAGAGATAGAAGAAACTCTCATTGGAAGCCCAGCAGCTTTTGCCAGGCTCATGAAACGCCATCAGAAGCAGGTGGCTTACCTGATGTGGCGGTTCACCCGCAACAGGGAAGACCTGGAGGAACTGGTGCATGATATCTTTGTTGAAGCATTTCAGAACCTCAGGAGCTTCAGAGGAGAGTCGTCGTTCCTGCGCTGGTTGAAGACGATAGCCTATCGGACAGGATACAGGTACTGGAAGAAAAACAGGGAAATCAGGACGGTTTCTATTTCGGAGGTAAGCGAACCTGGCAGCAGGGAAACAGAAACTTCGGACATGGAGGTAGCGCTGTACAGTGTTTTGGAGCATTTACCGGCCAGAGAAAGGCTCATCATGACCCTCCACTATTTCGAGGGATATGATATGCGGGAGATTTCCATCAGGATGGGCTGGAGTTATACACTGATAAGGGTCAGCGCATTCAGAGCCAGAAAAAAAATAAAGCAGCAGCTCGAAAAAGCCGGTTTTGGAGGAGAGCATGAAGGAAATCGAAAGCATTCTGCACAGTCTCAGCGAAGCTGA
- a CDS encoding efflux RND transporter periplasmic adaptor subunit, with amino-acid sequence MKKRISLVFLVGIMATAFAVTQVVVSEVKSGNIREILSFSGEIKPFVEYIVAPDVSSTVMAVNVEDGMPVNTGEVLITLDRKRYQIALDQVDGALKNAQQKNNEAQNDYKRNKILFDEHVINQKSFESTQTALSAAKSGLASAKAAHELAELNLNRTEIKAPISGFFAGRDVILGQTVSPGMILGRVLDLKTVYAETKISENQIRLVSQGQQCMVEGTYPAKVAYVDLYADSSRAYRVKLMMDNTAGFKAGMYVKGEIIVNNYENVPLVPETALLQLKGAYSVFSVLEGKAKQQSVEPVAKENGLVFAKGISAGDNVVVTGQGTLKDGDSVSLAGEGK; translated from the coding sequence ATGAAGAAGAGGATCAGCCTGGTTTTTTTAGTTGGAATAATGGCCACAGCCTTTGCGGTTACCCAGGTAGTTGTTTCAGAGGTAAAAAGTGGAAATATTAGGGAAATACTGAGTTTTTCCGGGGAAATCAAACCTTTTGTCGAATACATAGTGGCTCCGGATGTTTCATCCACTGTTATGGCTGTTAATGTCGAAGATGGAATGCCTGTCAATACAGGTGAAGTCTTGATTACGCTGGACAGGAAACGCTATCAGATAGCCCTCGACCAGGTTGATGGAGCTCTGAAAAACGCCCAGCAGAAAAACAACGAGGCTCAGAATGACTATAAAAGGAACAAGATCCTGTTCGACGAACATGTGATTAATCAAAAGAGTTTTGAATCCACCCAAACTGCGCTGAGTGCAGCTAAAAGCGGGCTTGCTTCGGCCAAGGCTGCACATGAACTGGCTGAACTCAATCTCAACCGCACCGAAATCAAGGCACCGATCAGCGGCTTTTTCGCAGGTCGTGACGTGATTCTAGGGCAGACTGTTTCTCCGGGCATGATTCTGGGAAGGGTGCTTGATCTAAAAACTGTTTATGCAGAAACCAAGATTTCCGAGAATCAGATCAGGCTTGTGAGTCAGGGGCAGCAATGCATGGTCGAAGGTACATATCCCGCCAAGGTAGCCTATGTGGATCTCTATGCCGACTCCTCCAGGGCTTACCGCGTGAAACTGATGATGGACAATACAGCTGGATTCAAAGCCGGAATGTATGTAAAAGGTGAAATCATTGTGAATAATTATGAAAATGTGCCTCTTGTTCCTGAAACCGCGCTGTTGCAGCTCAAAGGAGCATATTCAGTATTCAGTGTTCTGGAGGGAAAAGCTAAGCAGCAAAGCGTGGAACCTGTAGCTAAGGAAAACGGACTGGTCTTTGCGAAAGGGATCTCAGCCGGTGACAATGTCGTAGTAACCGGCCAGGGTACTCTCAAGGATGGGGATTCCGTTTCTCTCGCCGGGGAGGGCAAATGA
- a CDS encoding efflux RND transporter permease subunit: MNIPEIAVKRPVGVTMVVMIFILLGGIAMFNLNVDLYPNIDYPNAFIRVPYPGVAPADMENIVTRKIEEELNSLENVKNINSHSQEGQSMISVEFVWGTNLDLAAVDLREKVDSAKRKLPSEIERIMVGKQDMNARPIMDIALGGEYDARTLRTIADKEIIPILQRISGVAAVDVSGGLEREIRVKVDPTMLNSLGITINDVIKAMNVDNQDTPVGDVTEGNFKYLVRAQGEIKKPEELGKVIVKKLAGRPVYLNELATIEDSYKDRSSISRMNGTPSVTLGVRKTQGANPVLISDAVQKLIPEIARKYQGKLQIVIGNDNSTFIKESITMATEAAIIGGILSIFIIFAFLRNLRATFIIGTSIPLAIIVTFLFMYMKKGMTINLITLGGLALGIGIMVDNAIVSLENIFRYVRLHGSENREQCAIKATNEVMMVILASTLTHIVVFVPIGLVPGATGEMFFNLALTIIFAEIATYFVAISFVPMLASKMLKVETEKKEPLMDVLRRAYKRNLFWLLSSPGRRWGYIAAVAVVFCLSLAFLPAMEFFPYMDRGMFSIRFSLPEGTTVEKTDETVRQIESILKKYKDAERIITRTEMGGGNLTVILPPRNVRTLSVKQLMTKVREEVGIISGVIRITYTELKLGQGYSHGTGKPIQIEVAGDDFPVIEDLCRKVAKQLKNVSGLRDIDDGTENGRPEVRIEFDKEKLRDLQLDLATVSGMVRTYVYGSLVGKFKEANEEFDIRVEAADVYKDQISKLRELKIVVDDKTTVILSQVARIYFGSSYTTINRRNLKRIQVVEADIKDRPLQAVTLDIQKELAKVQFPDGYIYNFGGEEEERKEAFRNLLMAMIAAFLLVYIVMAIQYDSFIDPFVIMFTIPLSIIGVVAALKVFGMALSTTAFIGVIMLGGIVVNNGIILVDFINHRRVNEKEDKITAVLESGAIRLRPILMTVLTTILGMIPLSLGIGSGADFFQPLAVTVIGGLTISTLFTLTFIPVLYVIMDNTRESMMRWVKIKF; this comes from the coding sequence ATGAACATACCTGAAATCGCTGTGAAAAGACCAGTGGGCGTTACGATGGTGGTGATGATTTTCATACTGTTGGGCGGAATTGCCATGTTCAATCTCAACGTGGACCTGTATCCGAACATTGATTATCCCAATGCTTTTATCCGGGTCCCTTATCCCGGAGTCGCTCCTGCTGACATGGAAAACATCGTTACACGCAAGATCGAGGAAGAGCTCAATTCACTGGAGAACGTGAAAAACATCAACTCGCATTCACAGGAAGGCCAGTCCATGATCTCAGTAGAGTTCGTCTGGGGCACAAACTTAGACCTTGCTGCAGTCGACCTGCGGGAAAAGGTGGATTCAGCGAAGCGCAAGCTTCCCAGTGAAATCGAACGGATCATGGTCGGAAAGCAGGACATGAACGCCAGGCCGATCATGGATATTGCACTTGGTGGGGAATACGATGCTAGGACTCTGCGCACGATTGCAGACAAGGAGATAATTCCCATCCTGCAGAGAATTTCCGGCGTCGCCGCAGTGGATGTCTCAGGAGGACTGGAGCGCGAGATCAGGGTCAAAGTCGATCCCACCATGCTGAATTCACTGGGAATCACGATCAATGATGTGATCAAGGCCATGAATGTCGACAATCAGGATACTCCTGTCGGAGATGTCACTGAAGGCAATTTCAAGTATCTTGTCCGAGCCCAAGGTGAGATCAAGAAGCCGGAAGAACTGGGAAAAGTCATTGTCAAAAAACTGGCCGGACGTCCGGTGTATCTAAATGAACTAGCCACCATCGAAGACAGTTATAAGGACCGCTCATCGATTTCCCGGATGAACGGCACTCCTTCCGTAACACTGGGAGTGAGGAAAACCCAGGGCGCTAATCCTGTGCTTATCTCAGATGCAGTCCAAAAGCTGATCCCTGAGATTGCCAGGAAATATCAGGGTAAGCTCCAGATAGTAATCGGAAATGACAACTCGACCTTTATCAAGGAGTCGATCACAATGGCCACTGAAGCTGCGATCATCGGGGGCATTTTGTCCATATTCATCATCTTCGCTTTCCTGCGCAACCTGCGCGCTACCTTCATCATCGGCACCAGCATTCCACTGGCAATCATCGTCACCTTCCTGTTCATGTACATGAAAAAAGGCATGACCATTAATCTGATCACATTAGGAGGACTTGCACTGGGGATCGGGATCATGGTGGACAATGCGATCGTATCGCTTGAAAACATTTTCCGCTATGTCAGGCTGCACGGCAGCGAAAACAGGGAACAGTGCGCCATTAAAGCCACCAATGAAGTGATGATGGTGATCCTGGCCTCAACCCTGACTCATATAGTTGTTTTTGTGCCGATCGGCCTGGTGCCGGGGGCTACCGGTGAAATGTTTTTCAATCTTGCTCTCACGATCATTTTCGCTGAAATCGCCACCTATTTTGTGGCAATCAGCTTCGTGCCCATGCTGGCTTCGAAAATGCTGAAAGTCGAGACTGAAAAGAAAGAGCCGCTGATGGATGTGCTGAGAAGAGCTTACAAGCGCAACCTGTTCTGGCTCCTGTCCAGCCCAGGGCGGCGCTGGGGATACATTGCGGCAGTCGCTGTCGTTTTCTGCCTGAGCCTGGCTTTTCTGCCTGCCATGGAATTTTTCCCTTACATGGACAGAGGCATGTTCAGCATCAGATTCTCTTTGCCGGAAGGAACCACTGTCGAAAAAACCGATGAGACTGTCAGGCAGATCGAATCAATACTCAAGAAATACAAAGATGCTGAACGTATCATCACCCGCACAGAGATGGGCGGGGGAAATTTGACGGTGATCCTGCCGCCCAGAAATGTCCGTACTTTGAGCGTGAAACAGCTCATGACAAAAGTAAGGGAAGAAGTCGGGATAATCAGCGGAGTTATCCGCATCACCTATACTGAGCTGAAACTGGGTCAGGGTTACAGCCATGGAACAGGCAAGCCGATCCAGATCGAGGTTGCCGGAGACGATTTCCCTGTGATCGAGGATCTCTGCAGGAAAGTTGCAAAGCAGCTGAAAAATGTTTCCGGCCTCAGGGACATAGATGATGGAACTGAAAACGGCCGTCCTGAAGTGAGGATAGAGTTTGATAAGGAAAAACTCAGGGATCTGCAGCTTGACCTGGCCACCGTTTCAGGCATGGTGAGAACCTATGTCTATGGAAGCCTGGTCGGAAAATTCAAGGAAGCCAACGAGGAATTCGACATCCGTGTGGAAGCCGCAGATGTTTACAAGGACCAGATCAGTAAGCTCCGCGAACTCAAGATCGTGGTGGATGACAAGACAACAGTGATCTTGTCACAGGTGGCACGCATCTATTTCGGCAGCAGTTACACGACTATAAACCGCAGAAATCTCAAGCGCATCCAGGTAGTAGAAGCTGACATCAAGGATCGTCCTCTGCAGGCAGTGACGCTTGATATCCAGAAGGAGCTGGCTAAGGTTCAATTCCCTGACGGTTACATCTACAATTTCGGGGGTGAGGAAGAGGAGCGCAAGGAAGCTTTCCGCAACCTGTTGATGGCCATGATCGCGGCCTTCCTGCTGGTCTACATTGTGATGGCCATCCAGTACGACTCATTCATTGATCCATTCGTGATCATGTTCACCATCCCGCTTTCCATCATCGGGGTCGTAGCAGCACTAAAGGTGTTTGGCATGGCCCTGTCCACGACTGCGTTCATTGGAGTGATCATGTTGGGTGGGATTGTCGTCAACAATGGCATCATCCTGGTGGATTTCATCAATCACAGGAGAGTCAATGAAAAAGAAGACAAGATCACAGCAGTGCTTGAATCGGGAGCGATCCGGCTGAGGCCGATCCTGATGACAGTGCTGACCACCATTCTAGGCATGATTCCCCTGTCCCTCGGTATCGGGTCAGGTGCGGATTTTTTTCAGCCGCTGGCAGTCACTGTAATCGGTGGTCTGACTATCTCGACTCTTTTTACCCTGACATTTATTCCCGTTCTCTATGTAATCATGGACAATACCAGAGAGAGTATGATGAGATGGGTTAAAATAAAGTTTTAG